From the Hevea brasiliensis isolate MT/VB/25A 57/8 chromosome 15, ASM3005281v1, whole genome shotgun sequence genome, one window contains:
- the LOC110657496 gene encoding casein kinase II subunit beta-1 isoform X1: MYKDRGIGGSKTEVGPVARKRINDALDKHLERSSPSTSRTINGKEFSSQSLLMGKQPPDHKDPLSKNNASDEESETDSEESDVSGSDGDDTSWISWFCNLRGNEFFCEVDDDYIQDDFNLCGLSSQVPYYDYALDLILDVESSHGDMFTEEQHELVESAAEMLYGLIHARYILTSKGMAAMMDKYKNCDFGRCPRVYCCGQPCLPVGQSDIPRSSTVKICCPRCEDIYYPRSKYQGNIDGAYFGTTFPHLFLMTYGHLKPQKPSQSYVPRVFGFKIHKP; the protein is encoded by the exons ATGTATAAAGACCGAGGGATTGGTGGCTCCAAGACGGAGGTGGGACCTGTCGCTCGGAAGCGGATCAACGATGCCCTTGATAAGCATCTCGAGCGATCTTCTCCCTCTACTTCCAGAACAATCAACGGCAAGGAATTTTCGTCTCAGTCTCTTCTCATGGGGAAGCAACCTCCTGATCATAAGGATCCCCTCTCCAAAAACAATGCCTCTGATG AGGAATCTGAGACGGACAGTGAAGAGTCAGATGTTAGTGGTTCTGATGGGGATGACACATCTTGGATCTCATGGTTTTGCAATCTGCGAGGAAATGAATTCTTTTGTGAAGTTGATGATGATTACATTCAAGATGACTTTAACCTCTGTGGGTTAAGCAGTCAAGTTCCTTATTATGATTATGCACTTGATCTGATTTTGGATGTTGAATCCTCTCATG GGGATATGTTTACAGAGGAACAGCATGAGTTAGTAGAGTCAGCTGCAGAGATGCTGTATGGACTGATTCATGCCCGATATATATTGACTAGCAAAGGAATGGCAGCTATG ATGGACAAGTACAAGAACTGTGACTTTGGGAGATGCCCACGAGTTTACTGCTGTGGACAACCCTGCCTTCCTGTTGGTCAATCAGACATTCCTCGGTCAAGCACTGTGAAAATATGTTGCCCCAGATGTGAAGATATATACTACCCGCGATCCAAATACCAAGGTA ACATTGATGGAGCCTACTTTGGAACAACATTTCCTCACCTGTTCTTGATGACGTACGGGCACCTCAAGCCTCAAAAGCCATCACAGAGTTATGTTCCAAGAGTATTTGGGTTCAAAATACACAAACCATGA
- the LOC110657496 gene encoding casein kinase II subunit beta-1 isoform X2, whose protein sequence is MYKDRGIGGSKTEVGPVARKRINDALDKHLERSSPSTSRTINGKEFSSQSLLMGKQPPDHKDPLSKNNASDEESETDSEESDVSGSDGDDTSWISWFCNLRGNEFFCEVDDDYIQDDFNLCGLSSQVPYYDYALDLILDVESSHGDMFTEEQHELVESAAEMLYGLIHARYILTSKGMAAMMDKYKNCDFGRCPRVYCCGQPCLPVGQSDIPRSSTVKICCPRCEDIYYPRSKYQDIDGAYFGTTFPHLFLMTYGHLKPQKPSQSYVPRVFGFKIHKP, encoded by the exons ATGTATAAAGACCGAGGGATTGGTGGCTCCAAGACGGAGGTGGGACCTGTCGCTCGGAAGCGGATCAACGATGCCCTTGATAAGCATCTCGAGCGATCTTCTCCCTCTACTTCCAGAACAATCAACGGCAAGGAATTTTCGTCTCAGTCTCTTCTCATGGGGAAGCAACCTCCTGATCATAAGGATCCCCTCTCCAAAAACAATGCCTCTGATG AGGAATCTGAGACGGACAGTGAAGAGTCAGATGTTAGTGGTTCTGATGGGGATGACACATCTTGGATCTCATGGTTTTGCAATCTGCGAGGAAATGAATTCTTTTGTGAAGTTGATGATGATTACATTCAAGATGACTTTAACCTCTGTGGGTTAAGCAGTCAAGTTCCTTATTATGATTATGCACTTGATCTGATTTTGGATGTTGAATCCTCTCATG GGGATATGTTTACAGAGGAACAGCATGAGTTAGTAGAGTCAGCTGCAGAGATGCTGTATGGACTGATTCATGCCCGATATATATTGACTAGCAAAGGAATGGCAGCTATG ATGGACAAGTACAAGAACTGTGACTTTGGGAGATGCCCACGAGTTTACTGCTGTGGACAACCCTGCCTTCCTGTTGGTCAATCAGACATTCCTCGGTCAAGCACTGTGAAAATATGTTGCCCCAGATGTGAAGATATATACTACCCGCGATCCAAATACCAAG ACATTGATGGAGCCTACTTTGGAACAACATTTCCTCACCTGTTCTTGATGACGTACGGGCACCTCAAGCCTCAAAAGCCATCACAGAGTTATGTTCCAAGAGTATTTGGGTTCAAAATACACAAACCATGA
- the LOC110657496 gene encoding casein kinase II subunit beta-1 isoform X3: MYKDRGIGGSKTEVGPVARKRINDALDKHLERSSPSTSRTINGKEFSSQSLLMGKQPPDHKDPLSKNNASDEESETDSEESDVSGSDGDDTSWISWFCNLRGNEFFCEVDDDYIQDDFNLCGLSSQVPYYDYALDLILDVESSHEEQHELVESAAEMLYGLIHARYILTSKGMAAMMDKYKNCDFGRCPRVYCCGQPCLPVGQSDIPRSSTVKICCPRCEDIYYPRSKYQGNIDGAYFGTTFPHLFLMTYGHLKPQKPSQSYVPRVFGFKIHKP, encoded by the exons ATGTATAAAGACCGAGGGATTGGTGGCTCCAAGACGGAGGTGGGACCTGTCGCTCGGAAGCGGATCAACGATGCCCTTGATAAGCATCTCGAGCGATCTTCTCCCTCTACTTCCAGAACAATCAACGGCAAGGAATTTTCGTCTCAGTCTCTTCTCATGGGGAAGCAACCTCCTGATCATAAGGATCCCCTCTCCAAAAACAATGCCTCTGATG AGGAATCTGAGACGGACAGTGAAGAGTCAGATGTTAGTGGTTCTGATGGGGATGACACATCTTGGATCTCATGGTTTTGCAATCTGCGAGGAAATGAATTCTTTTGTGAAGTTGATGATGATTACATTCAAGATGACTTTAACCTCTGTGGGTTAAGCAGTCAAGTTCCTTATTATGATTATGCACTTGATCTGATTTTGGATGTTGAATCCTCTCATG AGGAACAGCATGAGTTAGTAGAGTCAGCTGCAGAGATGCTGTATGGACTGATTCATGCCCGATATATATTGACTAGCAAAGGAATGGCAGCTATG ATGGACAAGTACAAGAACTGTGACTTTGGGAGATGCCCACGAGTTTACTGCTGTGGACAACCCTGCCTTCCTGTTGGTCAATCAGACATTCCTCGGTCAAGCACTGTGAAAATATGTTGCCCCAGATGTGAAGATATATACTACCCGCGATCCAAATACCAAGGTA ACATTGATGGAGCCTACTTTGGAACAACATTTCCTCACCTGTTCTTGATGACGTACGGGCACCTCAAGCCTCAAAAGCCATCACAGAGTTATGTTCCAAGAGTATTTGGGTTCAAAATACACAAACCATGA